The DNA region caacaacaaaaaaatcaacaCACAAAGCAAAGTATTTTTAGTTCATCCAGTATATGGTGACTACCATGTAGGAATCCTTTTATGAAAGATATTGTCAGCCCACCATGGGAATTGTGTTTATTTGAAAAGCAGACAATAGCAGCTTTCCACCCTCTGGCCAGCGGGTCTTTATTATAAGTAAGCTGTAACATTATCCCTGTGGTTCATTTTCCACCGACTCCTTAAAAGTGACGCAGCATAACTctccccccactcctctcctgccaGATGAAAAGAATATTTTCTGAGGGCTGGAGCACCTTGTTACTCATTCTTGAATGCAAATATGAGTTGAACTGCAGGGGAGAAAAGCAGCAGTGAAGAACTTAGAGATTAGACTGGGATACGTTTGCTGTCActgaaatatgcacacacacacacacacacacacacacacacacaataataataataatgggtgcttcaaaatacagtacataaccATGACTTCACACATGAATGACTTTATCAATTTATAATCTTTTTAGTTTATGAAGTTGGTTTCATAGCCGTGAGTAATTGATTGATTGGGGCCATTTTGTTGAACTGAGCCAGTCTCACAAGGCCCTGTTCTGCATAtttggatagagagggagagccgTTTGGGTGGGCAGTCCTCAGCATGGGCCTGTTGTTCTCAGCCGAACCCTCGCCATGTGGAGATGTGGGGTGGGGCGCCCAGTATGGGTGGGTTGGACGGGGCGACGGCATGTGGTGGGCATCTCATCGCGTTCACCAGCGTTCTGTGGCCCACATTCCTCCGCTAATCATCGTCCCCGAGCGTCTGCCAAAAAAAACCCGAACGGGTCAGCgagcaaaaaaaaagttagtgtttgttttggtgtgtcTCTCCAAATGTTCTCTggaggagagatgggaggagagcagagggacacacatcagaatgagtgagtgagtgagtgacagagaggccGTCTGGAGAGAGTGGACCACTGAGCGTGATGTATGAACGCAGATGAGTGAACATTGTGCAgtggaacagacacacagaggaggatggaggagagagggatgaagacagAAGACGAGGGGGAGTGGGAGGAatgaagaatagaatagagtggAAATGAAACAGGTTGAAGGTCCAGTCGAGAAAGactcagaaagtgtgtgtgtgtgtgtgtgtgtgtgtgtgtgtgtgtgtgtgtgtgagagagagagagagagagagaaagaaagaaagaaagaaaaggatagaaagaaaaaaagaggtcaTATGCTGAGACCTTGAGAGTAGCGACAGAATGAAAGGCGTGAACTAAAAAAGGAAAGTGGGGATTGAGGTTTGCCAGAGAGAGGGATTTGGAGTGACCGAGGCTGGACATGCCgggggggcaggagcaggagcaggagcaggagcaggagcaggagcaggagcagaagCAGGAGCAGGGGGAGCTCTGGCGGTCAGCAGGTGGACGTGGCCATAATAATACGGCATAACGCGCAGGGCAGCGCTGAGCTGTTCTCAGGAGCGCTAAGCTGATTAAAGGCTGCCCAGATTCAGCAGGGAAACTTCCCGTGTTGCTCTCCACTCCTGAAGCCCTcgctctcccctcacacacacacacacgcacggacgccTCACCTTAGTGGACAGGTCAGATTAACACGCTGTACCCACATAATCGCCCGCTCACACCGCCACATATCACTCCTGGGATGTGCCAAAAAAACAATCTAATGGAATGTGGGAACCTTCCTTGTCTGACCCCagtcacatttcacattttctcATTAGAGGAATAGCTCAGCAGGAATAATATTTCTTGCAATCTGTCTCTGGCGCTCTCTGCGATCGGGGGCCTTTTCAATATGGATTAGGTGATCTAATTAAAAGCTCCAAATCCTGCGCTAGCAGAGCAAATTGAGGACCTACACATGGGGAATATGTAATGGATAAGCCCGGAGCATCGGGAGCATAGAAATCCATTAGGAGCAGTGCTTAGAGTGAGGCTGGGGAGACAAATGCTTTTTACACGACGAAGAATATTAcgactggaggaggagagcgcgTGATGATGAAGCTGAAATGATCAAGAGATCTGTGTGCTGTCTCTGCACTCCCTGTTCCTAGGTGGCTTCACTTTTTATGTATGCTTTTGTATTTCTgcgctgattgtgtgtgtgtgtgtgtgtgtgtgtgtgtgtttgtgtgtgtgtgagtgagagagagagagagagaaagtgagagagttgtgtgtgtgtgtgtatgtatgtgagtctcttttgtgtgtgtgtgtgtgtgtgtgtgtgtgtgtgtgtgtgtatgtatgtactgtattatttGAAAGTTGGAAAAGTTAAAAAACTTTGTGTTGCGCTGCATATATCAATGTAGCCTGTGCTCTGCTTGTTTCAGACTGACTGCCTGTGGACAAGTGGAATTTTAACAACCCCTTTGGCTCCGCGTCAACCAATCAAAGCCAGACAACAAGGCACGACACCATGGCGACAGACTCCACGGCCGGCCCCCAGAGCTCCGAGTCCCTAGACGAGCGGTCCAGCGAGGCGTACTCGCACGCTGATCTGGACAGCGCTGCCACGCTGGCCTCTCTGTCCGGCGGAGAAGCCTCTGAGACAACAGAGGGGGAGTCCAACTGTGTGAAGCCCACTGATCCTCACAGCGGGCCACTGGACGCTCCTGGACGGACAGACGATGGTCATTCGGCTCCTGCTGCGGACACTAACAGCACATCACTTGCTGAGGGGGTCACTGGGGATTGTCCATCTACGCCTCAGCTGGAGGGAACTGACCAGACTGAGGAGGGTGAGGTGAGAGAAGGAGGCCAGGAAGAGGCAGCGCCACCTGGTGTCCGTGTGGTGAAAACTCCATCAGAACTCGAATGTGAGCAGCAATCCACCAACGCCTCAGAACCAGTTGAACAAGCTGAGGGTCATGCATATGAAAAGGAGGGAGATCTGACCGAGAGTGGACACACCCTGGTGAACGCGTCCAACCCACAGGAGGGGTCGGGGGTCACAGACGAGCCCTCAGCTGAAACTGGACTAGAGCCGCCGGAGGCGCCCGACTCCCCGATCGTCCTGTCCGACAGCGGAGTGGACGCAGGTGACCTGAGCGTGGACCACCAGCGTCTGGACTTCAGCGTGGCGCGCGAGCAGTGGGCCAGGAGGGACAGCCTCAGCGGTAAGCTCCCGACGCCCACCGGCTCCCGGCGGTCATCCGTGTGTCGTGCCCTGGACCTGCCCACTGCTCTGACCAGCCAGCTGCCCCTGGCCGAGGAGGCGGCGAGTGAAGCCGAGGCTGCTATAGCGGCAGGTGACCAGCAGGGGGAGGGACTGCCACACAGCCCATCTGTGCTCCAGCAAAAGCAGGAAGGGCAACAGGTGTGCGGGGAAACTCCACCCATGGAAACGGTTGCCAGGAAGTTGGCCAATCAGGTGGCAGAGAGCCCTGGTGCCAGCCCTGCTGTGCTGAAAGAGCCTTtgacagagaagggagagagggagggagagagggagggagagagggagggagagagggagggagagagggagagagagggagaggcggagagagaaagtggacaAACAAACGGAGAGCAGACGGCTGCCAGCATTCACACGGGCGACACGCAGGAGGACGGTCACTCCAGCGACACGGCACTCAACCTCGCGAGCGCAGCTCATGCCAACGCCAGCGCCGGCCCAGTGACGGCCCGCAGCAGGATGGAGGACCCCTACGACGACAACCAGAGCGACAGCGGCGTGTCGGCCGACTTCTCGGCGGAGGTCTCCGGCCGCACCCCGGCGTCCGACTCGCCCGAGCCCCGCAAGCCGCCGCCCAACGAGACGCCCATCGAGCGCGAGATCCGCCTGGCGGCCGAGCGCGAGCAGAGCCTGCGCCAGGCCCGCGGGCTGGCCACCTCGGACCGGGGCGCCGAGTTCGTGGAGATCCCCGCGCGCCGCGTCCCGCTCCTCTCCCGGGAGCTGCCGCCCAGCCGAGCGGTCAAGGACAAGGGCAAGGAGCGGCAGTTCGCCGGCAAGAAGATGCAGCGCGAGATCAGCCAGGAGACGCAGCGCGAGCAGGACCTGGTGCAGCTGGGCCGCGTGCAAGGCGGGTACGAGAAGGGCACCGTGCGGCAGCTGCGCGAGAGGAAGCTGCTCTTCGAGGCCTTCCAGCAGTCCTTCGAGGTGCCCGCCAGCCCCAGGAAGGGCTCGCTGTCGGCCGGCGACCTGTTCGCGGGGCTCGGCGGCGGGGCTCCGGGCGACGACGACTCGTCCGCCTCTTCGTCCGCCTGCGGCAGCGAGAGGCGGCACAGCCtggagctcctctcctcctccgtgcCGAGCGCCCGCGGGCCGGGGCTGTCCGAGGGCACCGGCGGGCAGATCATCATCATGGAGGGGCAGCACGTCTCCCAGATGCCCCTGTCCTCGGACGCTGACCGGACCCCGCACGCCGCCCCGGGGCCAGGCGCTCTCGCGGAGGCGCAGGCGCTGACCGTAGTGGACTCGCCTGCACCTCCCTACGTGGagatggagcaggaggaggaggcgcaggaggaggaggtggaggtcaaCTCGGTGATGGTGCGGGAGAACCCCTTCTTCAAGCTGCGCTCCTCCATGTCCATGCGGCCGCAGGTGGAGCGGGACATCCGTCAGGCGCAGGAGCGCGAGCGGGAGCTGCGTAAGCAGCGGAGCAGCCTGTACCAGGGGGCAGCGGGGGCAGAGGCGCCCAACGCCCACAACGGCCTGctggggacacacacacgctcctccaCAGCATCAGGTGAGGCCTTCAGTtcatctgggtgtgtgtgtgtgtgtatctgggtgtgctggtgtgtgtgtgtatctgggtgtgctggtgtgtgtgtgtgtatctgggtgtgctggtgtgtgtgtgtgtgtgtgtgtgtgtgtgtgtgtgtatgtgtgtgtgtgtgtgtgtgtatctgggtgcgctggtgtgtgtgtgtatctgggtgtgctggtgtgtgtgtgtgtgtatctgggtgcgctggtgtgtgtgtgtatctgggtgtgctggtgtgtgtggatgggtgtgtgtgtgtatctgtatgtgctggtgtgtttgtgtgtacctgtgtgtgcgtttatgcatgtgtgtgtgtgtgtgtgtgagagagagagtgagcgagagaaagagagagaccgtgGTGTGACTTTGCGCGACGCAGGTTATTATGACTAAATTGCCTTAAAACTTTCCATTACATCGCTCCATAAAATGAAAGGCACCAATTTTCTAGACCACTTCAATTTAGCAGAGCTTCAGGCTTACTGCCATTAATGCAAAATCTTCCTCATTTCATCACGCCACATCAGCGTGGATGGGACGGCTGGCTGCCTTCGCCCAAATTGACTCTGAGAGGAGGTGCTGGCTGATATCACACCTCCACCTTCATACAGAGACAGGGGACggaataaatcacaggtgttaaTCAGAATCGTCCAACGGTTGATTTCACACCTGAACTGCCGCGTGTGCATAGATGAAAGCTTATTTATGGCCCTTTGTTCTGGAGGAGAATAATAACCGTTATCTGGTGATCTAATGAGTACGTGTGCGCCCCTCCACACCTTGAGCCCTGTTATCTCACCCTCCCCTCTACCTGACGGAGGTGCTCTAATAGTGGAGTCTGCAGGTGGAAGGTTTCGTCCGTCAGCTCTTTTGAATGGAGGCTGCTGTAGCAGGGTGTTGAGGAGGATGGAGGCGAGAGGGGAAGTGTTTCTTATTGAATCTGGGGCTAATCGATGGCCTCCTGCTGCCTCTGTCATCTCCCACTGCCATCTTAATTCATCACCCAACACTTTACTGGGCAGCACCTCCACAGATTGGATTTCCTAATTCCTTTTCTGCTGTCAGGCCTGTCACCTGTGCTCAATTGGGTGTGCGGGGGGAAACAACTGTGGGACAGCCTTTTGAAAGACGATCTATCTCAGCAAAGCCTGGCCATTTTTATGCCTGGTCACCCCTGCGTGTATGGTCGCCTTCATCCCAGTGCAATTTCAACAGCCAGCGCCATTCTCCACTGTTGCTGCAAGCTTGTTGAGTTCAGTTGGCACGCCGGCCTGtcattgttaaagggataatatCCTTTGGCTGCTtagtgcaggaactctaatgATGTTAAGGCCTCTCAAATAGCCTTTCAGTCCCATTTCCCATGGAGCACACATTCATGTTGACTCTGCTTCCTGTTCCTTGCTCCCCTCAGACTGGGTTCCTTGtgataaacattgttttctatgcaaaggccagttatttaagTATTATCAGCTGTGGTGTAGTCACCATATTAAAAGATAAGTACAAACCACAGTGACAGTTGCCACAGgtggtgccagtgtgtgtgtgtgtgtgtgtgtgtgtgtgtgtgtgtttgtgagtttgtgtgcacagtaaaatgtgtgtgcgtgtgtgtgtgtgtgtgtgtgtgtgtgtgtatgagagagagagagagagagagagtatgtgtgccttcatgtgtgggtgtgcgtgttgAACAAAGTATGGATCAAGACAGGAGGGTGTGTATATGAGAAATAAACAGCCTTTCAGACAGTTCCTGTGGTGCGTGACCTATGCTCTTAGCTCAAGTCCAGGTCCCAGGTCAGGTGCCTGCATTGTAATTGAACTGAGGTGGAGCTGGTTGTGAATGCTAGTAAAACACTTAACCCTTAACTgtaacctctctttctctctccctctctttttctttctctctctctctatccctctctctctgacctcacAGTGATCAGACCCCAAACAGACACAGCTCACAGGGAGCAAACAgaggtaaagcacacacacacacacacacacacacacacacacacacatacacacacacacacacacacacacacacacacactgtgcacacacacacctatagtcACTTACTTAAAGTCAAGTTATTCTGTTCCATATTGTGTTGTTATTCTGCTTCTCATTTCATTGGATCATTTCATACCTTATATGGCAGCTACTGTCATGGTTTATTGCATCTAGGAAGTGCTGAACAATATCCTGAGCAATATCCTTGAGCCTTGTGATAGGGATATAATCGTGAAGCTGAAATCAATAAAAAGAAACATGAAACCTTATTACCCTCCACCTCCAGTCTTCAGGGTATGCTGAATTTACAGCCCTACCTTCAAGCACAGAGCCCTCTGAGATTTGAACTTCTCCATCAAAAAACTTTCTGC from Sardina pilchardus chromosome 1, fSarPil1.1, whole genome shotgun sequence includes:
- the misp3 gene encoding mitotic interactor and substrate of PLK1, whose protein sequence is MEDPYDDNQSDSGVSADFSAEVSGRTPASDSPEPRKPPPNETPIEREIRLAAEREQSLRQARGLATSDRGAEFVEIPARRVPLLSRELPPSRAVKDKGKERQFAGKKMQREISQETQREQDLVQLGRVQGGYEKGTVRQLRERKLLFEAFQQSFEVPASPRKGSLSAGDLFAGLGGGAPGDDDSSASSSACGSERRHSLELLSSSVPSARGPGLSEGTGGQIIIMEGQHVSQMPLSSDADRTPHAAPGPGALAEAQALTVVDSPAPPYVEMEQEEEAQEEEVEVNSVMVRENPFFKLRSSMSMRPQVERDIRQAQERERELRKQRSSLYQGAAGAEAPNAHNGLLGTHTRSSTASVIRPQTDTAHREQTEAQKSPPGVVRTPRQKSSLVQRWEAGMVNGQED